A window of the Cryptosporangium minutisporangium genome harbors these coding sequences:
- a CDS encoding STAS domain-containing protein, producing MDDVSTPTDTSPVHWVRSDRLLLVWLQGAVDPEQKDLLGRVTAAVTRDDRVVLDLSGVTFFGATGLNFLAALAQRVGDPVVISGLPEFVRTVLVRSDMHTVVSLPVR from the coding sequence GTGGACGATGTCAGCACCCCCACGGACACCAGCCCGGTGCACTGGGTCCGCTCCGACCGGTTGCTCCTGGTCTGGCTCCAGGGCGCCGTCGACCCGGAGCAGAAGGACCTGCTGGGTCGGGTGACGGCGGCCGTCACCCGGGACGACCGGGTCGTGCTCGACCTGAGCGGGGTGACGTTCTTCGGCGCGACCGGCCTGAACTTCCTCGCCGCGCTGGCCCAGCGGGTGGGCGACCCGGTGGTGATCAGCGGGCTACCGGAGTTCGTGCGCACGGTGCTCGTCCGCTCCGACATGCACACGGTGGTGTCACTTCCGGTGCGTTGA